In the Tenrec ecaudatus isolate mTenEca1 chromosome 16, mTenEca1.hap1, whole genome shotgun sequence genome, one interval contains:
- the ADORA2A gene encoding adenosine receptor A2a, whose product MGTPVYITVELAIAVLAVLGNVLVCWAVWLNSNLQNVTNYFVASLAAADIAVGVLAVPFAISISTGFCAACHGCLFIACFVLVLTQSSIFSLLAIAVDRYIAIRTPLRYNGLVTGARAKGTIAICWVLSFAIGLTPMLGWNRCRLLEESQNLSQACGPGQVACLFEHVVPMGYMVYYNFFACVLLPLLLMLAVYLRIFLAARRQLKQMESQPVPGERGARSTLQKEVHAAKSLAIIVGLFVFCWLPLHVINCFTLFCPDCAHAPPWLMYLAIVLSHTNSVVNPFIYAYRIREFRLTFRKIIRNHVLRRPEPYKAAGASARAADSEDGESTRRPHSYSLGLWANGSAPRPERRPNGYARGAPRDRSLPEASPNSPGPETPLAQDGAGVS is encoded by the exons ATGGGCACCCCGGTGTACATCACGGTGGAGCTGGCCATCGCGGTGCTGGCCGTCCTGGGCAACGTGCTGGTGTGCTGGGCCGTGTGGCTCAACAGCAACCTGCAGAATGTCACCAACTACTTCGTGGCCTCGCTGGCCGCAGCGGACATCGCCGTGGGCGTGCTGGCCGTGCCCTTCGCCATCAGCATCAGCACCGGCTTCTGCGCTGCCTGCCATGGCTGCCTCTTCATCGCCTGCTTCGTGCTGGTCCTCACCCAGAGCTCCATCTTCAGCCTGCTGGCCATCGCCGTTGACCGATACATCGCCATCCGCACCCCGCTGCG GTACAACGGCCTGGTGACAGGTGCCCGGGCCAAGGGCACCATCGCCATCTGCTGGGTGCTGTCCTTCGCCATCGGGCTGACCCCCATGCTGGGCTGGAACCGCTGCAGGCTCTTGGAGGAGAGCCAGAACCTCTCGCAGGCCTGCGGGCCGGGCCAGGTGGCCTGCCTGTTCGAGCATGTGGTGCCCATGGGTTACATGGTGTACTACAACTTCTTCGCCTGCGtcctgctgccgctgctgctcaTGCTGGCCGTCTACCTGCGCATCTTCCTGGCCGCGCGGCGGCAGCTGAAGCAGATGGAGAGCCAGCCCGTGCCGGGCGAGCGGGGGGCGCGCTCCACGCTGCAGAAGGAGGTGCACGCGGCCAAGTCGCTGGCCATCATTGTGGGGCTCTTCGTCTTCTGCTGGCTGCCCCTGCACGTCATCAACTGCTTCACCCTCTTCTGCCCCGACTGTGCCCACGCCCCACCCTGGCTCATGTACCTGGCCATTGTGCTGTCCCACACCAACTCCGTGGTCAACCCCTTCATCTACGCCTACCGCATCCGAGAATTTCGCCTCACCTTCCGCAAGATCATCCGCAACCACGTGCTGCGCCGGCCCGAGCCCTACAAGGCCGCCGGGGCCAGCGCCCGGGCAGCTGACAGTGAGGACGGAGAGTCCACCCGCCGCCCCCATAGCTACTCGCTGGGCTTGTGGGCCAATGGCAGCGCCCCCCGCCCTGAGCGCAGGCCCAACGGCTACGCCCGGGGAGCTCCCCGGGACAGGAGCCTCCCCGaggccagccccaactcccctggCCCTGAGACACCCCTGGCCCAGGATGGAGCAGGTGTGTCCtga